One Nymphaea colorata isolate Beijing-Zhang1983 chromosome 12, ASM883128v2, whole genome shotgun sequence genomic window, TCGGCTCTCGGGCCCTGAGGAAGATCATGAACGAAGCCCTCGCAACGACCTGTGAAGCCGCAGATTAGATCTATCTCCATGGCTTCCTTCTCTCGGAGGGAAGACCATGACCAatccctaaaaccctaaacccctaaaataccttcacagagagagagagagagagaaagaggatcaACCAAGCAAAGACATGCTCGGTAATGGCCGAAACTCCGATCTCATCCCAACTCATAAACGCGATTCGAGATGAATGGCAGCAACCGTCCTCGCTCGACACCTCCTCCGTCTGAGTCCCCGCATTCTCCCGCAAAAATTCCTGCTACCCAGGTTTTCTTCTCTATCCAATCGTATTTCTCTCTACCACCCATCTCTCCTCCTGCTTCAATCTTGCCGAACCGTAAAAGAGTTGAAGCAAATACACGCCCACTTTATCGTCTCCGGCCTCTGCGATCACCCTTTCTCATTGAGCCGATTGATCAAGTGCTCCGCGTCGCCGGATTCTGGCTGTATCGATTATGCGCTTTTGATTTTCCGGTATTCCAACTCGCCAGACACGTTCACCTACAACACATTGATCAAAGCTCTCTCCTTGAGCTCGGACCCACGCAGGTGTGTCGCCTTCTACTACCAGATGCTGGCTGCAGGTGCGATTCCCAATAGTTATACGTTCCCGCCGTTGGCAAATGCTTGCGGCCGCGCAGGCGCTGTTGGAGATGGGGAGAAGATCCATGGTCAGGCGGTCAAGAATGGGGTTGATGCGATCCTGTTTGTTCAGAACTCTCTTATGCATATGTACTCCTGTTTAGGTCTGTTGGATTGCACTCGCCAACTGTTCGACGAAATGTCTGAAAGAGATTGCGTTTCTTGGAACACTATGATTGATGCCTACCTTAAGACCAGAAATGTCGAGCCTGCCAGGAACTTGTTCGATATAATGCCTGAGAGAAATGTGGTGACTTGGAACACTATGATTGGCGGGTACCTGCGAGTTGGTAATCCTGGCTATGCATTAAAATTGTTCAGGAAGATGCAATTGACAGACGTGAAGGCCACAGACAGAACAATTGTAAATGCACTCACCGGCTGTGGGAGGTCTGCTAGGTTACTAGAAGGACGGTCCGTGCATGGGTACTTGGTGAAGAATGACATCGACTTCAGTTTGATAATAGGTACAGCTTTAATGGATATGTATGGAAGATGTGGTCGTCTGGATTTAGCACATAAATTATTTAGCACAATGCCTAAGAAAAATGTAGTCTCTTGGAACGTGATGATAATGGCTCATGCTACACATGGACATGGCATGGACGCAATCACGCTGTTTGAGGAGATGCGGTCGAGTGGTGGAGCAGTCCTACCTGATGAAGTCACGTTTATTGGTGTCCTGTGCGCCTGTGCACACTTAGGGGCGGCTGACCACGGACAAAGATACTTTGATATGATGAGTCGGGATTATGGTGTTACCCCTTCATTTGCTCATTACTGGTGTTTGGCAAATCTTTATGGAGGAATTGGTCTTGTTCAGGAGGCTGAGGAAATTATCAAAAGCATGCCAATGGAATCTGAGTCATTCTTATGGGGTGGATTATTAAGCTTTTGTAGGTTTCATGGAGATGTAGATCTAGGGGAGAAGATTGCCAAAAAATTGATAGAGTTAGAGCCTTATAATTCAGCACGATACACATTATTGCTGAATGTCTATGCAGTAGCAGGTAGATGGGAGGATGTTGTGAAATTGAAGGAGACAATGAAGGAACGGGGTTTGAAGAGTTTGACCAGTTGTAGTTTGATTGATTTAAATAACACTGTGCATGATTTTGTTGCGGGTGACAAATCAAGACCGGAGATGCAGGAGATATATTTGATGATGGATGAAGTTGCTAAGCGGTTGAACTCACCGCCATGTGATGGTCAGGCTAAAGTGGAAATTTGAGCACACGAACTCCTCTAATGGTCATCATTTTATCGCCGGCCACAAATCGAGGCCAGAGACGCAGGAGATCTAATTGAGAATGGATGAAGCTGCCAACCGATTGAATTCAATGCCCTCTGATGGTTCAGCTTGATGGAATTTTGAGTAAAAGGGGCTGATTAGCAGAAATCAAGTCGAGAAGTTTGTTGCTTCCTTGATTTCCTGTATACATCTTGGGTGCTTGGAAATCACCTTGTTAAATGTACAATTTATTTATAGGAAGATATCCACCGATTTTGGGAAACTTGACTAGTCGGtgatatctttttctttttccagatGAATAAATTGCCGATGAATTTTTTCTCAGAACAAGAGATACATTGTTGTTTACTAGTAAAGAAACATTTGTTTGGGCAACTAGAAATGGCTGCTATGTTTGCCTCTGACTTGTTACTGAATGCTTGATATGAAGCTCACTGCATTTCTTGTGAATGATATTTTTCGTTCACTTTTCTTGTGATCTTCATATCCATAGGTTATAATATGGTTTCAGGTGACCTAACCGTTGATTGAACTTACTGTCAGTCTTCCTAAGTGAGCATTTCTTCAATCTGTGTCAGATTGATATTTGGAGACAACAATATTGCTGCAGCTCCAATCAGCTTTTTTGATCCACTTGTACCTGAGCCATTCCTTATGATGAAGTATTCCTTCATGCCGATGTTTAATCTTTCACTTAAGTTGGAGAAATTTTTTGTGTTGGCAGCTGTTGAACTTTTATTAGCTTCCTTTAGTTTACAAAGGTAATGCAACTTGTATGGAAGATATTGGACATGCAAAATGTCGCCCATGAAACACAGGTGCCTTTAGGGATTATGCACATGAATTGCTGTcccaaaaaatcatttttaggTAATTAAGGTGCTCTCTTATGCAATTAGTTCCAAACATGTATCTGTGATGTACTTGCTGCTATGAGAATCACAGgtagtatatattttatgcaTTGTTCACGGATTATCAAGGTTTTAAATGAAGAATCAATCTGTTTCTCTGAAGTAACGATCTCAACTGCTTTGATACGGGGTGTGGTCTATGGAGGGGAATGATGAAGTTCTGAATTGGCTTTGTTgttctgtttatttttgttttagtaCTGGTAAAGGACTTTTTCTTCTAAGTACAGTTCATCTTGTATTCCAAGATTTACTCATCTTTAGCAACCATTTCCATGGTGCTCAGCCCCCATTACAGGCAATTTCTCTAGCTTGCATTATCAAGGTCTCGTGCACATTTTTGACACTATTATAATTTCGAACTAGCTAGTTTTGATTGTGCACATTTTCACGTTATTGTTTGAGCTAGCACGGTCTTTACAGGTGCACATTTTTTAGACTGTTGTGATACTTTGAGAGAGAAGGCAGGGGAGACCTGCTAATGTTGTCGAGAATCCGCCTAGGCCTCTACTTAGGCTCGCCTAACCTAGGCTTGGCTGGTTGGTCAAGTTGGTTGTTTCTAGGGGACTTGCCATTTAAACTAATCCAAAGCCATGTAAAGGAAATGGTAAAAGTTAGTACACCAGGCATGGTGGTTCGGGTTAAGATATCTTAAGTCCAAGAAGCTCTAAAGTGCAATATTGAAGTCGCATCCTTTGTAACGTCACAATAACATTGAGAAAGTTTCTGGTAGACAAGGTTTGCTAAGCAAGCATGTTTAAATCTCTGCTCTGGCCTGGGCTCAGTATGGAGACTGCTTTAGATATCCGAACAATAGATGCCTCAGATGCCGCTCTTTTCCATTCAAAAATGCGTAAAATATGTGCCCTCCCATTCTACCAAATTGGTAAAAAGACGAACATATAGAAAAATACAGAAGCAATTTGCTGCGTGACCAAAACATCGACCTGAGTTTTCAGGCAGTTGCAACCACGTAAATGAACAGATGCATCAACCGATACGGACGTGtagaaatttcaatttaacGGATGCCGTTACCATCAGCCTATAATTGTTCCCATTATTGATGAGGCCAGACAGTATCCAACCAAAAGCAACAACCTATTCAGTGCCATGTGCCTGCATTCAGATGACTCTTTAACCGAAGACACCCAGCACCTGAGAGATTCTAACTGGAGCCCTCACCCATCGCTATCCTTCTTTCAATCTTCAcagacagacacacacacatgcgtGCACGCAGGGACATGcataacagagagagagagagagagagagagagagggatgaaaACAACCCCATTCATAACAAAAAGAATGTTCTGTATAGCCAGATTAACAACCACATTACTGGAAAAATAATGACTCACTTATCTATAGCTGCTATGCACAACTAAACCACCCTTTTatgtacattttaataattatgaTGGAAGTAGGAATGATCTAAAACCAGAACCTATAAACATGATGACCACATCAGGAGTCTTGACAAGGCTATCAAGTGAATACTCTGATAGCCATGCCCTTGGTGGACTGCAACAAACTCACTCGATCATAATGTAAAGTAGCTATGCTGATGAGTCGAGGGATTCAGCGACCAACTCAGCCCCTCGGTGATAATACAATAAACCTACTACTCTTCAAGAAAGACCCATAATCGCACCGTACAGACCTATATATGGGCCGGTGTCGACTCTCTGCACAATCTGAAACACAAGTGAACACTCTAATGGCGAGAACTTTGGGCGGGAGACTAAGTCTCCCACTAGGTGCAGCTTTCCATCTAATAAATCAAATAACAAGAAACGACAACAAACACACGCCAAAATAAGAACCTTTAAGGTAAGAACACTCTTGGGCAGACAGTTTCTATAAGGTAGGATAAGCCTTTGAAGGAAGAAGCAACGGAAGAGTGCAAAGGTTTCCTCATCTTAGACTAACAACACGTCCTTGCTGCTGATCACCAATAACCCACGAGAAAGTCATGGAACTCTAAGATTAATCCGCAGCTCTAGACCGTGATGATCATGAAGGTGTGACACACTGAACAATAAGTTTGGTGGTGATGGAAGATGTTGCTGGCAATTGATCATTTACCGATTTGAGATCGGATTCGGGCCGCTCGGAACTTCGTGGTCACTTGCATTGAACTGGGCAGGTGATGAAGATGAAGGTGAGGCATGGTGGTGGACTGCCATGGACTGAGAAGCAACCGGAGGCTCACCCTGGCTAGCGGTACCGGAGATGGAAGCCATGGAAGAGCTGAGATGGTCTGAAGGATGAGCTAGGAGAAGAACCAGGACGAGGCCAACAAGAGAAATTGCCATACAGGAAAAAAGAATGCAGATCAATCCACCCCCCAAGTAACAGCGATGGATCAATATCCATGAACCACAGGAGAGAACCTCCTCTTCCCTCCTTCAAGATGAAGAGAAAAGGCAGGAAATCTTCGAAAGAGTTTTTAAGTTTGAGGAAAAGTTGCCCAAGGGAGATGGCCAAATTATAACACCCCTACGGCAGAAAAGCAGGGCCAAGGAGCATGCCCCACGCGACTGCCCCTTAAAACTCATCTAAATTACAGAAAACATATGTTTCGATTCAAAGAAAGTAACAAACCACCCCTGCCTttactttacttttttttttccccctttaaACTTCTTTCACAGAAATGTCGCGGTGATGAAACTACCATGGCCTTACAGAAGCGTACATGGTTATTTGAAATTCGTAAAGGGGAGTGAGGCACTGGGCTTTTCAATTCAAGGCCTCCATCCGCTTGGCAGTAGAAATTAACTTGTGTAACGCTTTTTGGAGTTTTCTCCGTTTAAGCAAAACTTTTGGTACATAGTTAGATTATAAACAATTGTGAATATTGCATCTGGATCGCCCGAATTTGAGCAGTTCAGATTCCTGCAAATAACTAAAtgaaatttctgtttttttttttttctttaacttggCTATGTGTCACTAGAACCACAGATTCTCGAGAAATCTCAGAAGGAAAGTGTCTCCTTGTACttgaaaaaatttcttgttttttctttttctcaaaactGTTGGTCagcagacacacacacactatttGGAATGATCATTCTCATATCTCGTTTCCTCGAAATTACAACAGCTTTTGGAATCATATTAAGACAAAACTTAACatattttcatgaatatatgTGCCTACATCTGTCAGCCATGGTTGACTTAAGAGGTTACAAAGCAGAGGGGCCATCTCTCGGCTAAACTGGCGGGTTGAGTAATTCCTGTGAAGGGCTGTGGGCACGCCAGTAACGCGCAATGGGGAGAGAGAATCTTGAAAGGTAAAGCGAGCAGCAGGGCTggcattttctttcttgggaGATTGCCAAGGGAGATCTTTGTTGACTTGGGAAGAAACCGAgtagaaggaaagagagaagaaaaaatttgagaGTTGTTGGTTTTCGTTTTGCTTTTTTTCCCCTAGAAATCACGGAAAGCAAAGCATCCTATTCTTTGGCCCTCCTCCTTCTGCTGCACTTGGCTGGTGAAAGGACAGCCCTTGTCTCCCTATTGTGGTACACAGTGTTTGGCCCCCACCAACGATCGGCCTATTGGATTTTTCACCGTCCACGAGACATAAATCTTTCTGGTTTCCACCCCaagatagattttttttctttcaaaggaAATGAGTTCGTTCAAGGATTCCTGAACTTGAAGCTGCTCAGCTGAACAATTCTTTAAGCATGTCTCGTTTTAAAAGAAGATTGGATCGACAGACTTCGTTTTCTCCTTGAATGCTCCACAATGAAGTTGCTGATCAGTATACCAGTCAGTCTTCCGGCAAAAGCGAGGTATGAATCAGGCGGAAAGGATGGTTTTCCGGGAGGTGTCCAGGCAGAGCAGGAAGGCAGGCCAATGGCTGCCTTGTTAAGGCTGGTTTGATGGGCATGATAACTTTTACTTCACTTCAAGTAAAAAAGGTTGTTCCTGTCAAAAAAAGAGTTAACCAAGACAGGTGAAAAATCGTTTAAGATAATTTAATGGATCTTACAGCTTTTCTAACTTGAAATCTAGAGAAGTTGAAAGGGGTTCGaaccctttttcttcttaagtATTCTTAGGGAAGGAATCCGGTTACCAAACACGTCTCCAACCGATGGAGAAGTATATTCTGGTTTTGAATGCATTGAGTTATGGATAAAGTATGCAAGTAAAACCTTCTTCAAAGCAATATCTTTCGGCATTCTTTTGATTAGGTAGTTATTGACAGTGCAATTCTTTGATGTGATTTTACTTCTTATCTTGAAGAGAACTAAAATATCTATCATGGAACTATCTTTTGCTATACTGTAACAGATGATGTGTGAAAAGTTGGATTTGAAGCAACTCGCGATCAAATCAAGTCATTCTTCTTGctactatatatattttcatactACAAACCTAATTACCTCTGATCCAGTATCATCTGAGAtcttcaaaatatgaaaaatctatgaatttaaaatcagactGATTTTAATTGAGtgtaacaataaaataaaatgagaatcacATGTGTGGATCTCTAATTCAAGTTCAATTTGATGGAACATGAACCGTCTATGAAACGACAACTACAAAcagtcaaccaaaaaaaaaaagaaaaaaaagaaaaggaaatccgGAAGATCGATTATCTCTGGAAATATGATATCCTTTGCTTTTAATCGAACCTTTTTCACATTGTCAATTGTCAAATCTTCGATGCCCATTAAGTCTGCCAAATAATTATGACTGCAGACCCCGTGATGTGGAACGGCCGATACCAATTGATTCTGATATTAGTCTCGAAGGAGAAAGCAGCAAACGAATAAACCATTTTCATGTGACAGGGCGCTCTAGAGCCCCAAGGTTCTTCGAATTTGTCAATTTAGAGCGGCAGTTTCCTGGCAAATTGTGAAATGCGAAAAGCaggccaatatttttttatttcatttaaccACCTTCATTTTTAACACGTAATGAGTCCCAAAACCGCTGAAATGGATTAAGCAAAGTGATTGTTTAATCGTAAGGAGGACAGCAAAATGCTTTTCACCGAATTCTTTCTCCCAGATTggcatgtttcttctttttatgttttggagAACAATCAGtttttagaaagaaaacaatgaGGTTGAAATAAAGTGCATGGGTGGTGCTCAGTGAATAGAGAATGAATAGGGGCGTGCTTTTGGAAAATTTGCCAAGTTATCACTTGACTGGGAGCTCTCGGGGCGCGTGATTAGCGGCGTCGAAATGCAAAGCAATTAATGAGAGCACTATAGATTGACAGTTACGTTGGCAGAGTGACGACACCAAAGGACTCTGAGAAATTTCAGCACAATTCATTGTCCTATTGAAATTGGAGTTGCGGTGGATTCTTGCATTCCGCCATTAAAGCTTAGCTATCAGATCGAAGCCAAAGGCAAAGACATGACAAGGAAAAGATTTCGAGTTCCATTAGAAGACGACACTTCACATTTTATGCGGTGGTTTCCTCCTGGTCTGAGTCGACTTCTTTCACGCAGAACCTTACCACGTGGCCATATCCCCATGCACCAATGCAAAGTTAAAACTAAAAAGTGTCATTCaatccctcttctctctctctctccctctcttaacAAAAGTGGAGTCAAAGTTGAATTGGGTAGCattaaaaattgataaaatcttCAAAACAAATCTAAGTTTAAAGTGATAATTAGTCAAAATCTTAAATGGAAACGAATTAGCAAATAAGAACATTGTTAACAAAGAACTATCTTAATTCTCCTTGTATAACTGAAAGTTGGATATACATGGGctgagtttatatatatatatatatgtacacacacaaaGACACatacaacaagaagaagaaactaataCACCAAATAAATCTCCCATGATGCTTTCTTGTCAATTGTTATCTTTTCATGTGTGCATTATAGCAACTTTATCCAACAGAATATATTGACACTTTGGAATCAAAGCTATCATAGCTCATGCAATACATTAGGTAGGACAGAAGCGGGTCGGATCCTGCACTGCACGGGTCTTTTTATTTATTCTCTTTCATGTACTAAATCCT contains:
- the LOC116265188 gene encoding pentatricopeptide repeat-containing protein At3g51320, whose product is MAATVLARHLLRLSPRILPQKFLLPRFSSLSNRISLYHPSLLLLQSCRTVKELKQIHAHFIVSGLCDHPFSLSRLIKCSASPDSGCIDYALLIFRYSNSPDTFTYNTLIKALSLSSDPRRCVAFYYQMLAAGAIPNSYTFPPLANACGRAGAVGDGEKIHGQAVKNGVDAILFVQNSLMHMYSCLGLLDCTRQLFDEMSERDCVSWNTMIDAYLKTRNVEPARNLFDIMPERNVVTWNTMIGGYLRVGNPGYALKLFRKMQLTDVKATDRTIVNALTGCGRSARLLEGRSVHGYLVKNDIDFSLIIGTALMDMYGRCGRLDLAHKLFSTMPKKNVVSWNVMIMAHATHGHGMDAITLFEEMRSSGGAVLPDEVTFIGVLCACAHLGAADHGQRYFDMMSRDYGVTPSFAHYWCLANLYGGIGLVQEAEEIIKSMPMESESFLWGGLLSFCRFHGDVDLGEKIAKKLIELEPYNSARYTLLLNVYAVAGRWEDVVKLKETMKERGLKSLTSCSLIDLNNTVHDFVAGDKSRPEMQEIYLMMDEVAKRLNSPPCDGQAKVEI